A genomic segment from Montipora foliosa isolate CH-2021 chromosome 9, ASM3666993v2, whole genome shotgun sequence encodes:
- the LOC137970833 gene encoding ryncolin-1-like — MFMCNLQGKTWSSRENLCTCKPGYKGSNCQTEKLGYFSSHPGLSCKHIRDFEDSCDDGEYWIDPEKNGNPLKVFCDMTTDGGGWLLVANFISPNSSSPVWAAEESYRGISGYHNNHMGISKGAMKQLRRHLSFTQLRFHCSKQGGRTFHVTTIANSTGEAVVRYFSDQSSVLPASCGSFQRMSDDNSYLSVTCYQWGNEGSDYAGKWGHYKKKGRHRMYNHAAFVADFHLWKVMNDTWKCDDGEDELFPQNSGNFWKIFVR; from the exons ATGTTTATGTGTAACCTGCAGGGCAAAACTTGGAGTTCACGTGAAAATCTCTGTACATGTAAACCTGGATATAAGGGGAGCAACTGTCAAACCG AGAAACTTGGTTATTTCTCATCACACCCCGGCCTTTCATGTAAACATATCCGTGACTTTGAAGACTCTTGTGACGACGGGGAGTACTGGATCGACCCTGAGAAAAACGGAAACCCTTTGAAAGTTTTCTGCGATATGACAACCGACGGAG GTGGGTGGCTCCTCGTTGCCAACTTTATCTCTCCAAACTCATCTTCCCCTGTCTGGGCAGCTGAGGAAAGTTATCGTGGAATAAGCGGCTACCATAACAACCACATGGGCATCAGTAAAGGTGCAATGAAACAACTGAGAAGACACCTGTCTTTTACACAGCTCAGGTTTCACTGCAGCAAACAGGGTGGGCGTACCTTTCATGTGACTACGATAGCTAACTCTACCGGTGAGGCTGTGGTCCGGTACTTTAGTGACCAGTCGAGTGTCTTGCCAGCCTCTTGTGGCTCTTTCCAGAGAATGAGCGATGATAATTCTTATTTGTCAGTGACATGTTATCAGTGGGGAAACGAAGGCTCTGATTATGCTGGAAAGTGGGGTCATTACAAGAAAAAAGGAAGACACAGAATGTACAACCATGCGGCTTTTGTCGCAGATTTTCATCTCTGGAAAGTTATGAATGATACTTGGAAATGCGATGACGGAGAAGATGAGCTCTTTCCGCAAAATTCGGGAAATTTCTGGAAAATTTTTGTGCGATAA